A DNA window from Bacteroides cellulosilyticus contains the following coding sequences:
- a CDS encoding contractile injection system tape measure protein: MIRIDHISFEFAAADERFVHDLYADWDGFCRNCFEKTVDECFSPLDKDRVLREIELLELDLGGILEEDFYREFPRRLKAELLKVLPSWGIPTESERKKTDASRLENLLFYLEHGYQKVEWDDSAFGLTEELDWAVSQQALHAESIVSLCMKKNHALRRLLWQTSDDKALIRLYADLLSTSSFGLHEKRRFLAILLEMKPGIPVRFIHEDTDDNRLQGMAELLDTLSVRRIMETETEEHAEVDLPPYWHYLYEWLINYYPFNGIAIFGGKGDFICHLHHRLLTFIRKRNYSFYLSKQELTVNFLLEVFGTDYYRDVLNAIYDLQPHYADGSPVYDGYLNRELYRIFLQLSLLRLPMAGESPKEKLDSGWKQTAYSTDMEMVAEYLNDTQKSIADKRSLFRLLTKEKPEILMDWLQSEAAKDNALLSVIANMVDTDLLNRLLSSVSFMAMEVVDQVRTYLLNHISKTEWLKGISETQFNFIFCKAVLLWIENEHCGLSESERIEQLLHQFYQEISSGSNESSIKILSEKLYLSEDVWKQDAGNGKIRVDILKLRQILADKSIPELVKRRMTALFLEQSIENEENAIWLLHEHEVLEYTLTLISEPVLEEIIRQSVVRMNGISHITELLSLFDWLVTNEQALSAYLKDRTSGLKVQMVLWLAKVSQSSIKMEGTAREILYLLLMALFGKENIPVVIKQIFQGSIRETETRNEEYDDMEAVLDLLMTIEAGNGNPAKVRFEEWVRKTKKDSDILPILLENRWSAGNGFTDWLEDATISTDGKRELLQRMVVEKVHEWVGLLRRQPEESKAVMFVATYLSAPLLLQSVAQADFRQAAVLSETIEWLQCKADRIPFLTGNDRLLSTALSEALLFFMQDRDTLGGRSLTEKEVVKKFLAHLYFVYTGKTDFQSDTEWTNLPVNLAVDLEMEVWQDVREDEFADVLLQKNISNTIFSHHIVSVLEKYPEKFLAWLEKDADLVLIKRIVDVSDITILGQLSLFLSAIAGFEYPDDFRRLTGWLSRFANDRIFTSDITRVLLLWVRETNWKKQTPEQMEDYFISRLFGKNVARLPIEWIADNTLPESVRKRMLYNHIFFRPKELLDYIRQSVVRNTLHTDKWLEWMNTGEWLRLVASLSLSQAELLQQVMDYILISYPVQKEHLETALATYIIENPSEEWAYNSREEKIRSFVKSLPILQEKTENEFKNIVNMISEKLMPEEEKNWLTGEPMSDPKIFFIDNAGLCLLSAWFLRLLSMLDYLNEARKDIKDTKSRIRAIFLLQYLTYQEEKEYRETELVFNRLLVGLPMHIPLPKRLELTAEEKQIADSLLSAVKAHWSKMNGTSMKGFLQSFVTRTGRLEEQDEKWVLTVDDKAFDILLDSIPWGFRQIRLPWLKKYIQVKWHEKQEF, encoded by the coding sequence ATGATACGAATTGACCATATATCGTTTGAGTTCGCTGCTGCGGACGAACGGTTCGTACACGACTTGTATGCGGACTGGGATGGCTTTTGCCGTAACTGTTTTGAAAAAACGGTGGATGAATGCTTTTCTCCTTTGGATAAGGACAGGGTGTTGCGTGAAATAGAATTGTTGGAACTGGATTTGGGTGGTATCCTCGAGGAGGACTTCTACCGTGAGTTTCCCCGGCGCCTCAAAGCGGAACTGCTGAAAGTGTTGCCTTCATGGGGCATACCGACAGAGAGCGAACGGAAAAAGACGGATGCTTCGCGCCTGGAAAATCTACTGTTCTATCTGGAACACGGTTATCAGAAGGTGGAATGGGACGACAGTGCTTTCGGCCTGACGGAAGAATTGGATTGGGCCGTTTCACAACAGGCACTTCATGCAGAGAGTATCGTATCTCTTTGTATGAAAAAAAATCACGCCTTGCGCCGTCTGTTATGGCAGACAAGTGATGACAAGGCTCTTATTCGGCTCTATGCCGACTTGCTTTCCACGTCATCGTTCGGCTTGCACGAGAAACGTCGTTTCCTTGCAATACTTCTGGAGATGAAACCCGGTATACCCGTGCGTTTCATTCATGAGGATACTGATGATAACAGGCTGCAAGGTATGGCGGAACTACTCGATACGCTGTCCGTCCGTCGGATAATGGAAACTGAAACAGAAGAACATGCTGAAGTCGATCTGCCCCCATACTGGCATTATTTGTATGAATGGCTTATCAATTATTATCCCTTTAACGGGATTGCTATCTTCGGAGGCAAAGGAGATTTTATCTGTCATCTGCACCATCGGTTGCTCACATTCATCCGTAAGCGGAACTACTCTTTCTACCTCTCCAAACAAGAACTGACAGTCAACTTCCTGCTTGAAGTCTTCGGGACTGATTACTATAGGGATGTATTAAATGCTATCTATGACCTCCAGCCGCACTATGCAGACGGTTCACCTGTGTATGACGGATATTTAAACCGGGAGTTGTATCGTATCTTTTTACAACTTTCTCTACTTCGTCTGCCGATGGCGGGAGAAAGTCCGAAAGAGAAACTGGATTCCGGGTGGAAGCAAACGGCATATTCTACAGATATGGAAATGGTGGCAGAATATCTAAATGATACGCAGAAAAGTATAGCGGACAAACGAAGTTTATTCAGACTACTGACAAAGGAAAAGCCGGAAATACTGATGGATTGGTTACAATCGGAGGCTGCCAAAGACAACGCTCTACTTAGTGTTATAGCTAATATGGTTGATACTGATCTTCTCAACCGTCTGCTTTCTTCCGTTTCTTTCATGGCGATGGAAGTGGTTGACCAGGTAAGAACCTATCTACTGAACCATATATCGAAAACAGAATGGCTAAAAGGGATTTCCGAAACTCAGTTTAACTTTATTTTTTGCAAAGCAGTGTTACTTTGGATAGAAAACGAACACTGCGGTCTTTCGGAGTCGGAACGCATCGAACAACTTCTGCATCAGTTCTATCAGGAGATTTCAAGTGGTAGTAATGAGTCTTCTATCAAAATATTATCTGAAAAATTGTACTTGTCGGAAGATGTTTGGAAGCAAGATGCAGGAAATGGTAAAATACGTGTTGACATTCTGAAACTTCGACAGATATTAGCCGACAAGAGTATACCGGAACTTGTAAAACGTAGAATGACGGCATTGTTCTTGGAGCAATCCATAGAAAATGAAGAGAATGCCATATGGCTGTTACACGAGCATGAAGTATTGGAGTATACACTTACTTTAATAAGTGAGCCCGTTTTAGAAGAAATTATCAGGCAGTCGGTTGTGCGGATGAACGGTATATCCCATATTACAGAATTGTTATCCCTGTTTGATTGGCTGGTAACTAACGAACAGGCCCTCTCAGCATATTTGAAGGATAGGACATCCGGACTGAAGGTACAGATGGTTTTATGGCTGGCAAAAGTTTCCCAATCGTCAATTAAGATGGAGGGCACTGCGAGAGAAATTCTTTATTTACTTCTTATGGCATTGTTTGGCAAGGAAAATATACCGGTTGTCATTAAACAGATATTTCAAGGAAGTATTAGGGAGACAGAAACCAGGAATGAGGAATATGATGATATGGAAGCAGTACTGGACTTGCTGATGACTATCGAGGCCGGTAACGGGAATCCTGCAAAAGTAAGGTTTGAGGAATGGGTACGGAAAACCAAAAAAGATTCCGACATCCTTCCCATACTGTTGGAAAACCGTTGGAGCGCTGGAAATGGCTTTACCGATTGGCTGGAAGACGCTACCATTTCTACAGATGGTAAGCGTGAGTTGTTACAGAGAATGGTTGTCGAAAAAGTACATGAATGGGTAGGTCTGCTACGTAGGCAACCCGAAGAAAGCAAGGCTGTAATGTTTGTTGCAACCTATTTGTCAGCCCCTCTTCTTCTGCAAAGCGTGGCACAAGCGGACTTCCGTCAAGCAGCGGTATTGTCGGAAACGATTGAATGGCTGCAATGTAAAGCTGATAGGATTCCATTCCTTACCGGAAATGACAGGCTTCTTTCAACGGCTCTTTCTGAAGCATTGCTGTTCTTTATGCAAGATAGAGATACATTAGGTGGAAGATCCTTAACGGAAAAGGAGGTGGTAAAAAAATTCCTGGCTCATTTGTATTTTGTCTATACCGGAAAGACTGATTTCCAAAGCGATACGGAATGGACGAATTTACCGGTCAATCTGGCTGTTGACTTGGAAATGGAGGTATGGCAAGATGTACGGGAGGACGAGTTTGCTGATGTATTGTTACAAAAGAATATAAGCAATACCATATTCAGTCATCATATTGTTTCCGTTCTGGAAAAGTATCCGGAGAAATTTTTGGCATGGCTGGAGAAGGATGCTGATCTGGTTTTGATAAAACGGATTGTCGATGTATCGGATATAACCATACTGGGACAATTGAGTCTGTTTTTGTCTGCCATTGCAGGATTTGAATATCCTGATGATTTCAGGCGGTTGACAGGCTGGCTCAGCCGATTCGCCAATGATCGGATATTTACTTCGGATATAACCAGAGTATTGCTGTTATGGGTAAGGGAAACAAATTGGAAAAAACAAACGCCGGAACAAATGGAAGATTATTTCATTTCCCGCCTGTTCGGTAAAAACGTAGCCCGATTACCGATAGAGTGGATTGCAGACAATACTTTGCCGGAAAGTGTACGAAAAAGAATGCTCTACAACCATATCTTCTTCCGACCGAAAGAACTGTTGGATTACATTCGTCAGTCTGTGGTACGGAATACATTGCATACAGATAAATGGTTGGAATGGATGAATACCGGAGAATGGCTGCGGCTGGTTGCAAGTCTGTCTCTTTCGCAAGCAGAACTGTTGCAGCAAGTTATGGATTACATATTGATAAGTTATCCGGTTCAAAAGGAACATTTAGAGACGGCTCTGGCAACCTATATCATTGAAAATCCTTCGGAAGAATGGGCGTACAATAGCAGGGAAGAGAAAATCCGCTCATTTGTGAAATCACTTCCTATCCTGCAAGAAAAAACAGAAAATGAATTTAAAAACATAGTGAATATGATAAGTGAAAAATTAATGCCGGAAGAGGAAAAGAATTGGTTAACCGGCGAACCGATGTCTGACCCTAAAATATTCTTTATTGATAATGCAGGTCTCTGTCTGCTGTCTGCGTGGTTTCTCCGATTGCTGAGTATGCTCGATTATCTGAACGAGGCAAGGAAAGATATCAAAGATACGAAATCAAGAATTCGTGCCATATTCTTGCTACAATACCTCACTTACCAAGAAGAAAAGGAA